In Rutidosis leptorrhynchoides isolate AG116_Rl617_1_P2 chromosome 6, CSIRO_AGI_Rlap_v1, whole genome shotgun sequence, the DNA window GTTAAATCGGTTATAAAAACTTGGTATGAGTGTCATGACCCGTTCGGGTGACTCCTCTCCCGAACATGACGTCATAAAATCAATCAGGAAGCTTTAGTGCAAAAGCTTTTATCACCCCCATAACTTAATCTCCTGTTaaaattattttagttattataaatagtaaattaaatcaatactccgtattaattattaattagaatTAGATTTGTTCGTTAAAATGGATAAATGTATTGTATATGACAGTCAATATTGACACACTACTTTTTGATCCATTTATACTTTTGTGCCATAAAATCATAGTTATGTATCTAaaaagttgaacttatattattattataactataattaagAGTAAAGTAGGTAATTcggtgtacatggatcaaaaagtgtTGTGTGAGAATCTCTTCTTTATTCAAATtcaaatgtacaaaatatttaagcaaacaaattaattaatatattttttaatatgtataaaagataaaagacTTGTACATACACAAGATCAAGGtcgcaaaattcgctattcggggattaatcggtcgggagtTTAGAAGGATTAATCGAAAATTTGAGGATTAATCAGATTgtactttatatatttaaatattaaatttaaaaaattatataggtaaatatagaagaaaaccataaacataaacataccactttacataattgtttaaaattgttaattttattcaaaaactataaagttctagcttaaattcatgttaaaatgttgaccaattttgactttcacCGTCTTTGATTactaaattcgattttgacccatgaATTGACGTTGACTTACTAATTAAACGGATTTTAGAAAATTGGAACGGATTACTTTTGAAAATGCGATTAATGGGCGAGTAATCCGGTTTTTTACAACACTCCACAACATCATCATGTTAAAGTGATGCTTATTAAATTTCATAAGCTTTTTATGGCAACATAATAAGCTTTTTATGGCAACATAATATCAAAAAAGGTAAAGATGGAGATAAACAAAAACAATTAAAATAATCGGATCCGTGTTCATATCGCATCTACCGTTTCGTATAAAATTGAATTGAAATTTAGTTCTCCTGTTTTGAAACCCTAGCTAGAGTCGAGTACGAATAAAAGAATCAGAAGAATAAAACATCATAACAGAGAGTTCGAGCTGATGATTTAAAGGTAATAATATTTCCCTATTTGTTTCGAATCACGAATTATTATCCTGATAGCCACCAGAATTTTGGTAGTTTGCTTCACAAAAAATATCAAAAACGGCATCTTCCTCTACACTCGCCCGCCTATATAATAATATAATCGGTGTTTTCGGTGCCGGCGACTCTTTCATCTTTTTCTCAACTATGTATATTTTAAAGTGGAAGTTAGTGTCTTTTTCACCGACTCCCTACACAGGTTCCTTCAATTGATTCTTATCTTTTagtttgttgttgttgatgattACAATTATTAGGTTTATATTTGTTAACCTTTTGTGTCATCTGTTAAATCGATTGAAGGTTTGGAATAACCGATGCTGGCAATGTTAGTTGCTTTGTGCCAGTTGGTGGTAACTAGTACATGTGACGGGGAATCATCGTCGGTGAAAGAACTGAGCGCCGTTTGTTGTTAGCTTGACTAGCACCTGAAACGGTTACACAACGCTTTTTTTCTGTTAACTTTTAATTTAACATAATTGTTTCAAATTAATTGAAAATTTAGGATAATTGAGTCTAACTAGCAAAATGACCCATGAAACCACGGGTATGCGTAAACAATACAGTTGAATGATATGTTTTAGCAACGTATAACTGCCCATGAGTAAAGACTGGCTGGGGTAAAAATAAGTTTACTCGTGATAGCGATTGACCTTGACTTTTGTTAATAGTCATTGCAAAGCACATGGATACTGGAAACTGCTTTCTAGTTATCTTAAACGGTAATGTGCTATCAGACGGACTCAATTTCATGCGCAGAATCAGGGTTTCAAAGCCAATATTCGTACCAGTTATAACTCTAGCTGTTATCAATGATTTTTCAAGCTTAATAACCCTTAGTCTAGTACCATTACAGAAGCCATTGGGTTGGTCAATGTTTCTTAGTAACATGATCGGAACACCAACTTTTAGAACCAACTTGTGTTTCGGAATACCTGAAAACTTAAGGGTGTTTAGGAATTCTGGAGATTGCATCCCACGATCACCTGCCATAGAGTTGTCAGAAGCATCGACACCATCACAACTCAAGTAAGTAAATAACTGCAAGAAAAAATTTAGAATAAGTACGTTTAAAATATGCGTATATGTATTTACTTATTATTCAAACATGGATTTTCTATCATACCTGATTCAACATCGCCTACATCTTTTTTTTGTTAAACCTTGAACCATacaataaaccttcaattcaaatacGTGGAATAGAATTTGTTTTATGTCAACACTTTTTAGTTTGCTGTTATTTAACAAAGAAACAACAACATGACACTTTGGGTTGCATTTGACGGTTATGAAGAAAGTTGTAGATCCATTTTGTTTGAATACTGTCATTGGTTCCATATTGTGTTGTTTGTTTATATCTGTTTCAATCAAAAATTGTTAAACTGCATGATCAAATAACATACAAAAGTGAATAAGATTGTTGTTTTAATACAAATAAATCGGAAAATAACATCACAATTTTTGATACCTGTGATATGTTTTTTTCCCCCCTTTTTCTTGAGAGAATTATGTTAAAACTGACGTATGAAAATATGGCTATGGCTTGATCTTATTTAAATACCCCAGGCTTCCTTTTTAATAGGGAAACGTATTTATGTATTGAGCACTAATTTTGCATTATCTTAATTGTTTTgtgtaatttaattttttttttaa includes these proteins:
- the LOC139854898 gene encoding uncharacterized protein, whose product is MLNQLFTYLSCDGVDASDNSMAGDRGMQSPEFLNTLKFSGIPKHKLVLKVGVPIMLLRNIDQPNGFCNGTRLRVIKLEKSLITARVITGTNIGFETLILRMKLSPSDSTLPFKITRKQFPVSMCFAMTINKSQGQSLSRVNLFLPQPVFTHGQLYVAKTYHSTVLFTHTRGFMGHFAS